In the Cydia splendana chromosome 2, ilCydSple1.2, whole genome shotgun sequence genome, one interval contains:
- the LOC134806016 gene encoding LIM and senescent cell antigen-like-containing domain protein 1, with the protein MPGIATMSLENMYCTRCGDGFEPNEKIVNSNGELWHTNCFVCAQCFRMFPDGVFYEFEGRKYCEQDFQVLFAPCCGKCGEFVIGRVIKAMNANWHPACFRCAECSTELADAGFIKHAGRALCHACNARIKADGLQNYMCHKCHGVIDGEPLRYRGEVWHGYHFTCATCEVELDHTAREVKNRPGYAANDVNNLFCLRCHDKMGIPICGACRRPIEERIVTALGKHWHVEHFVCAKCEKPFHGHRHYEKKGLAYCEQHYHQLFGNLCYVCNQVIAGDVFTALNKAWCVHHFACAVCDAPLSTRSKFYEYDERPACRRCYEKLPQELRRRLRRAHHYTPRR; encoded by the exons ATGCCAGG AATTGCAACTATGTCACTGGAGAATATGTACTGCACTCGCTGCGGTGATGGGTTTGAGCCCAATGAGAAGATTGTCAACTCCAATGGAGAACTCTGGCATACAAACTGTTTTGT ATGTGCCCAATGCTTCCGGATGTTCCCTGATGGAGTGTTTTACGAGTTTGAGGGCCGTAAATACTGCGAACAAGACTTTCAAGTGCTTTTCGCCCCGTGCTGCGGCAAATGCG GCGAGTTCGTGATCGGACGAGTGATCAAGGCAATGAATGCCAACTGGCACCCGGCCTGCTTCCGCTGCGCGGAGTGCAGCACGGAGCTGGCGGACGCCGGCTTCATCAAACATGCGGGCCGCGCGCTGTGCCACGCCTGCAACGCGCGCATCAAGGCCGATGGCTTGCAGAACTACATGTGCCACAAGTGCCA TGGTGTGATCGACGGCGAGCCGCTGCGTTACCGCGGCGAGGTGTGGCACGGGTACCACTTCACGTGCGCCACGTGCGAGGTCGAGCTCGACCATACGGCGCGTGAGGTCAAGAACCGCCCGGGCTACGCAGCCAACGACGTG AACAATCTGTTCTGTCTTCGTTGCCACGACAAGATGGGCATCCCGATCTGCGGGGCATGCCGCCGCCCCATCGAGGAAAGGATCGTCACCGCCCTCGGGAAACATTGGCATGTTGAG CATTTCGTGTGCGCTAAATGCGAGAAGCCGTTCCACGGGCACCGGCACTACGAGAAGAAGGGCCTCGCGTACTGCGAGCAGCACTACCACCAGCTGTTCGGCAATCTGTGCTACGTCTGCAACCAGGTCATCGCCGGAGATG TATTCACGGCGCTGAACAAGGCGTGGTGCGTGCACCACTTCGCGTGCGCCGTGTGCGACGCGCCGCTGAGCACGCGCAGCAAGTTCTACGAGTACGACGAGCGGCCCGCGTGCCGCCGCTGCTACGAGAAGCTGCCGCAGGAGCTGCGCCGCCGTCTGCGCCGCGCGCACCACTACACGCCGCGCCGTTAA
- the LOC134805825 gene encoding DNA polymerase delta subunit 3, giving the protein MADEKYLSHLSTLKEIILDEERLVTYVSISKEFCIHVNESKSLLNKVAADIRKEHPETMLNITYIVSGLTNDNKAQTSVCPESEVTDYRKGLKLVFFEHIYSINKGKPSVDKVAFMAITTFEDYQLCSGLLKNNVCSKLTLDEISRLKSSSQVAVAEQKVTKPPPKKIKEENVKDKVMNGDAKKAEIKSEPSVKQEKMSPQKIVSPQKSTINGNKQKPDVKNTHKTQKGIAGFFSRSDSAPAKKSTKETKKNEPDIKIKSESDAKENDEQMDVDIDDKVPETKKNYDKPVISNGVKTKTEDTTVKNKNKSKSSNKSLTQIKKNAKVDKKRKRVLHISDSESDEEKNDPFVDDEDVLDKKIDVESEDEIPPTPAVNTIKVASNMLNPRKRRKIVNKTYTDEEGYILTKKEEVYESLSENEDTDMKENVEKEKVNNEAANEKKALVKTEVSPTNKKSGPKNSRKKISPPQKGKQATLMNFFKKA; this is encoded by the coding sequence ATGGCTGATGAAAAATACTTATCGCATTTAAGTACATTAAAAGAAATAATATTGGACGAAGAAAGGTTGGTTACATATGTATCTATTAGCAAAGAATTCTGTATACATGTGAATGAAAGCAAATCTCTGTTGAATAAAGTGGCAGCGGATATTAGAAAAGAACACCCAGAAACGATGCttaatattacatatattgtatcTGGATTAACGAATGATAACAAAGCCCAAACGAGCGTTTGTCCTGAAAGTGAAGTAACAGACTATCGAAAGGGTCTGAAGTTAGTTTTCTTTGAGCACATATACAGTATTAACAAGGGTAAACCTTCGGTAGATAAAGTAGCGTTTATGGCGATTACTACATTTGAAGATTACCAATTGTGTTCGGGCTTGCTAAAGAATAATGTGTGTTCCAAATTGACATTAGATGAAATAAGTAGATTGAAGTCATCCAGCCAAGTGGCAGTAGCTGAGCAAAAAGTGACTAAACCACCTCCAAAGAAAATTAAAGAGGAAAACGTGAAAGACAAAGTTATGAATGGTGATGCCAAGAAAGCAGAGATAAAATCGGAACCATCTGTAAAACAAGAAAAAATGTCACCACAGAAGATTGTGTCGCCACAAAAAAGTACTATAAATGGCAACAAGCAGAAGCCTGATGTCAAGAATACTCATAAAACTCAAAAAGGAATAGCTGGGTTCTTCAGCCGGTCTGACAGTGCTCCAGCAAAGAAATCAACAAAAGAGACCAAGAAAAACGAAcctgatattaaaataaaatcagaGTCAGATGCCAAGGAAAATGATGAACAAATGGATGTAGATATTGATGACAAGGTACCAGAAACAAAGAAAAATTATGATAAACCTGTCATCAGTAATGGTGTAAAAACAAAGACTGAGGATACtactgttaaaaataaaaataaatccaaGAGCAGTAACAAGTCTTTGACCCAAATAAAAAAGAATGCAAAGGTTGATAAAAAGCGTAAAAGAGTCTTACATATTTCAGACAGTGAGAGTGATGAAGAGAAAAATGATCCATTTGTTGATGATGAAGATgtgcttgataaaaaaattgatgtAGAATCTGAAGATGAGATACCTCCAACACCGGCTGTTAATACCATCAAAGTGGCATCCAATATGTTAAATCCTAGGAAGAGAAGAAAGATAGTTAACAAAACATATACTGATGAGGAGGGATACATATTAACTAAGAAAGAGGAAGTTTATGAGAGTCTGTCGGAAAATGAGGACACAGACATGAAGGAAAATGTAGAAAAAGAAAAAGTAAATAATGAAGCAGCTAATGAAAAGAAAGCATTAGTTAAGACTGAGGTCTCTCCAACTAATAAGAAAAGTGGCCCAAAAAATAGCAGAAAGAAGATATCTCCTCCTCAGAAAGGGAAACAAGCTACACTTATGAACTTCTTCAAAAAAGCCTGA